From Streptomyces sp. SAI-135:
GCCCGCGCCGCCCGGGTGGCCGTCGTAGACGAAGACCGTGGGGAGCAGTGTGTCGGGGTGGAGGGGGATGGAGACCCCGCCGATGTCCCAGCGGTCGCAGGTCGCGAAGAGGGGGAGGAGGCCGATCGAGGCGTGTTCGGCGGCGTGCAGGGCGCCCCCGAGGATCTCCGGGTTGATCCGGGCCTCGTCGAGCTGGTCCTCGGTGACCGTCCACCACACCGCGCGTGTGCGGAGCGTACGGGGAGGGAGGTCGAGTTTCGTCTCGCCCAGTACCTCACCGGTGATGAGGCGTCTGCGGAGGAAGGAGACGACCTGGTTGGTGACCTCTACGGAGCCGTAGCACAACCTGCCCTGGCCCCAGGGGACTTCGACGTCCGTCTCCAGGACGGAGATCGCCGTGGTGTCGCGGGCGACCGTGGAGTAGGACGGGTTCGCCTCCTCGACCAGGGCGACGGAGTCCTCCAGGTCCAGGGAGCGGACGAGATAGGTGCGGCCCTGGTGGAGGTGGACCGCGCCCTCGTGGACGGCGGTGTGGGCGGAGCCCGCGTCGACCGTGCCGAGGAGTCGGCCCGTGCCCGACTCGACGATCTGGACGGGCCGGCCGCCCTCCCCGCGGATGTCGGCCAGGTCGGCGGCCGACTCGCGGCGGGTCCAGTGCCAGGCCTTGGTGCGGCGGCGCAGGAGCCTCGCCGACTCCAGCTGCGGCAGCAGGTCCGTGGACGAGGGCCCGAACAGCTCCAGGTCCTCGTCGACCAGGGGCAGTTCCGCCGCCGCCGCGCACAGGTGCGGGGCGAGGACGTACGGGTTGTCGGGATCGAGGACCGTGGACTCCACCGGCTGGTCGAAGAGGGCCTCGGGATGGTGGACGAGGAAGGTGTCCAGGGGGTCGTCGCGGGCCACCAGGACCGCCAGGGCGCCCTGACCCGCCCGTCCGGCCCGGCCGGCCTGCTGCCACAGGGACGCGCGCGTACCGGGATAGCCGGAGATCAGGACGGCGTCCAGCCCCGAGACGTCGATGCCGAGTTCGAGGGCGGTGGTGGCGGCAAGGCCCAGCAGCTCTCCCGAGTGCAGGGCCTGTTCCAGGGCGCGGCGCTCCTCCGGGAGGTAGCCGCCGCGGTACGCCGCCACACGGCGGGCCAGGGAGCGGTCGACCTCGGTGAGGCGCTCCTGGGCGATCACCGAGATCAGCTCGGCGCCGCGCCGGGAGCGCACGAAGGCGACCGAGCGCACGCCCTGCACGGCGAGGTCGGTGAGGAGGTCGGCCGTCTCCGCCGTGGCGGTGCGGCGGACCGGGGCGCCCTTCTCGCCCTGCATCTCGGTGAGCGGGGGCTCCCAGAGGGCAAACACCAGTTCGCCGCGCGGGGAGGCGTCGTCGGCCACCTCGACCACCGGCAGGCCGGTGAGGCGGCGGGCGGCGACCGACGGCTCGGCGGCGGTCGCCGAGGCCAGCAGGAACACGGGGGAGGCGCCGTAGCGGGCACAGAGGCGGCGCAGGCGGCGCATCACCTGGGCGACATGGGAGCCGAACACGCCGCGGTAGGTGTGGCACTCGTCGATGACGACGTACTTGAGCGCCTTCAGGAAGGAGGACCAGCGGGAGTGGGAGGGGAGTATCCCGCGGTGCAGCATGTCCGGGTTGGTCAGCACGTAGTTGGCGTACTGGCGGATCCACTCGCGTTCCTCGAACGGCGTGTCGCCGTCGTAGACCGCGGGGCGCACCGAATGGCCCAGCGGTTGTGAAAGTTCCTTCACCGAGCGGCACTGGTCCGCTGCCAGGGCCTTAGTGGGTGCCAGGTAGAGCGTGGTGGCGCCGCGGCCGTTCGGGGCCTCGGAGCCCTCCAGGAGCGTGGACAGGACCGGCACGAGGTACGCCAGGGACTTGCCGGAGGCGGTGCCGGTGGCGACGACGACGGACTCGCCGTCCAGGGCGTGCTCGGCCGCGCGTGCCTGGTGGGCCCAGGGGTGCTCGATGCCGCAGGCCTGGACGGCCGCGATGACCTCCGAACGGATCCGGTCGGGCCAGACGGCATGGCGACCCGCACGTGGGGGCAAGTGCTCCGTATGAGTGATGCGCGCAGCCCGGCTCGGCCCGGCGGCGAGCCGGTCCAGGACCGTGCTCGGCGAGGGGCGGAGACCGGCGTCCGTCGAGGGTCGATCGGATCGGAGATTCTTGGCCATCGGCACCGAGTGTGTCACTGGCGTGACGGACAATGGGACCAAGGCGTCGTGCACGCCTGCCGGTAAGTGATTGAATGCCATCGCGGCTGGCGAACCGTCCCGGGGGCTCTGCCGAGGTGTCCCGAGGGGCGACCGCTCGATAGCAAGGTGCTGGAGGATCCGTGGACCTGTCCCTGTCGACCGAGACCGTCGGCGATCGCACGATCGTCAGGGTCGGTGGCGAAATCGACGTATATACCGCGCCCAAGCTGCGCGAGCAGCTGGTCGAGCTGGTGAACGACGGCAGTTTCCACCTTGTCGTCGACATGGAGGGCGTGGACTTCCTCGACTCCACCGGGCTCGGCGTACTGGTCGGCGGACTCAAGCGGGTGCGTGCCCATGAGGGCTCGCTGCGCCTGGTCTGCAACCAGGAGCGCATTCTCAAGATCTTCCGTATCACCGGCCTCACCAAGGTGTTCCCGATCCACACCTCGGTCGAGGAAGCGGTGGCGGCGACCGACTGAC
This genomic window contains:
- a CDS encoding DEAD/DEAH box helicase: MAFNHLPAGVHDALVPLSVTPVTHSVPMAKNLRSDRPSTDAGLRPSPSTVLDRLAAGPSRAARITHTEHLPPRAGRHAVWPDRIRSEVIAAVQACGIEHPWAHQARAAEHALDGESVVVATGTASGKSLAYLVPVLSTLLEGSEAPNGRGATTLYLAPTKALAADQCRSVKELSQPLGHSVRPAVYDGDTPFEEREWIRQYANYVLTNPDMLHRGILPSHSRWSSFLKALKYVVIDECHTYRGVFGSHVAQVMRRLRRLCARYGASPVFLLASATAAEPSVAARRLTGLPVVEVADDASPRGELVFALWEPPLTEMQGEKGAPVRRTATAETADLLTDLAVQGVRSVAFVRSRRGAELISVIAQERLTEVDRSLARRVAAYRGGYLPEERRALEQALHSGELLGLAATTALELGIDVSGLDAVLISGYPGTRASLWQQAGRAGRAGQGALAVLVARDDPLDTFLVHHPEALFDQPVESTVLDPDNPYVLAPHLCAAAAELPLVDEDLELFGPSSTDLLPQLESARLLRRRTKAWHWTRRESAADLADIRGEGGRPVQIVESGTGRLLGTVDAGSAHTAVHEGAVHLHQGRTYLVRSLDLEDSVALVEEANPSYSTVARDTTAISVLETDVEVPWGQGRLCYGSVEVTNQVVSFLRRRLITGEVLGETKLDLPPRTLRTRAVWWTVTEDQLDEARINPEILGGALHAAEHASIGLLPLFATCDRWDIGGVSIPLHPDTLLPTVFVYDGHPGGAGFAERAFHTARAWLTATREAIASCECDAGCPSCIQSPKCGNGNDPLHKRGAVRLLTELLREAPEEGLPADPGPGLQEQPDPQEAPATGPRTASAQPRRGPAEAGPATEPAPQAPPAP
- the bldG gene encoding anti-sigma factor antagonist BldG → MDLSLSTETVGDRTIVRVGGEIDVYTAPKLREQLVELVNDGSFHLVVDMEGVDFLDSTGLGVLVGGLKRVRAHEGSLRLVCNQERILKIFRITGLTKVFPIHTSVEEAVAATD